In one window of Helianthus annuus cultivar XRQ/B chromosome 17, HanXRQr2.0-SUNRISE, whole genome shotgun sequence DNA:
- the LOC110923973 gene encoding aquaporin NIP2-2, producing MTEIHPSDGIYELPIVTTPTHANLQPRRSILSLFDYPPGFTRKVVAEVVATFLLVFMTCGAASLTTSDNRKVSQLGASIVGGLIVTVMIYSVGHISGAHMNPAVTFAFATGGHFPWVQVPIYAAAQLTGSISASFALRALLEQTNNLGTTTPSGTDVQALIMEIIVTFCMMFVTSAVATDAKAVGELAGMAVGSAVCITSIFAGPVSGGSMNPARTIGPAIASNNYKGIWVYIVGPVIGTVSAVMCYSFIRYIDRPVQSISSFKLGRTKSNVEDV from the exons ATGACAGAAATACATCCAAGTGATGGCATATACGAGTTACCCATCGTCACAACACCAACACACGCAAACCTTCAGCCCAGAAGATCAATATTATCTCTATTTGACTACCCTCCTGGTTTTACGCGGAAG GTGGTGGCGGAAGTGGTGGCTACATTCTTGTTGGTGTTTATGACATGTGGAGCCGCATCACTTACCACAAGTGATAACCGCAAAGTGTCACAGCTTGGAGCCTCAATTGTGGGTGGGCTTATTGTAACTGTGATGATCTATTCTGTGGGACACATATCCGGTGCACACATGAACCCAGCCGTCACATTTGCTTTCGCTACTGGTGGACATTTCCCTTGGGTTCAG GTCCCTATATATGCCGCAGCACAACTAACAGGGTCCATATCAGCTTCCTTTGCTCTAAGGGCATTGTTAGAACAGACAAATAATTTGGGCACAACAACACCTTCAGGGACAGACGTACAAGCTTTGATTATGGAGATCATCGTCACTTTTTGTATGATGTTTGTCACTTCAGCTGTCGCTACTGACGCTAAAGCG GTAGGAGAGCTAGCAGGTATGGCAGTTGGGTCAGCAGTATGCATAACTTCCATTTTTGCAGG GCCAGTGTCGGGAGGATCGATGAATCCAGCACGCACCATTGGACCTGCAATAGCTAGCAACAACTATAAGGGCATTTGGGTGTACATTGTCGGTCCGGTAATAGGGACGGTATCGGCTGTGATGTGCTACAGTTTCATTCGATATATTGATAGACCAGTTCAATCTATATCTTCTTTTAAACTTGGAAGAACGAAGAGTAATGTCGAAGATGTTTAA
- the LOC110897859 gene encoding protein ALP1-like — translation MWSNIQQIYEVHEQVHGLPRMLGSIDCMHWAWGNCPAAWRGQHERGRHPGPSIMLEAVASYDLWIWHAFFGTTGSNNDINVFHVSLIFNDVVDGVALGQVFYVKDQEYTYGYYLSGGIYPERGTIVQAFSYPHDDKRKLFTKRESVRKDIERAFGVQKKRWAIIFNPARMCAKEKLRDVMYACLILHNMILEDEGKAICQNYEGDVPRLPCTISNEQKLRIVRKFVLIAFMTPFVQIWWNMFGVIILMSWAQTQRRSRLSYLYFYLYLLIFSF, via the coding sequence ATGTGGAGCAACATTCAACAAATATACGAGGTGCATGAACAAGTTCACGGTCTTCCTAGGATGCTTGGTAGCATCGATTGCATGCATTGGGCATGGGGAAACTGTCCAGCGGCTTGGCGAGGTCAACATGAGCGAGGCCGTCATCCTGGCCCAAGCATTATGCTTGAAGCCGTGGCATCGTATGATCtttggatttggcatgctttctTTGGTACAACCGGATCTAACAACGACATTAACGTTTTTCATGTGTCACTGATATTCAACGATGTTGTTGATGGAGTTGCACTTGGGCAAGTCTTCTATGTGAAAGATCAAGAGTACACGTATGGATACTATTTGTCCGGTGGTATTTATCCAGAGCGGGGTACTATTGTCCAGGCTTTTTCATACCCACACGACGACAAAAGAAAACTTTTCACAAAAAGAGAGTCTGTAAGAAAAGACATCGAACGTGCATTTGGGGTTCAAAAGAAGCGTTGGGCGATCATTTTCAATCCGGCACGTATGTGTGCAAAAGAAAAACTAAGAGATGTCATGTATGCGTGTTTGATTCTACATAatatgattttggaggatgaaggtaaGGCGATATGCCAAAACTATGAAGGTGACGTTCCACGACTTCCTTGTACGATAAGCAACGAGCAGAAGCTTCGAATCGTGCGGAAATTCGTTCTGATTGCCTTCATGACGCCTTTCGTGCAGATTTGGTGGAACATGTTTGGTGTTATAATTCTCATGAGTTGGGCTCAGACTCAGAGAAGGAGTCGGCTTagttatctttatttttatttgtatttgCTGATCTTTTCGTTTTAA